The following proteins are encoded in a genomic region of Mahella australiensis 50-1 BON:
- a CDS encoding LuxR family transcriptional regulator, with translation MAEEGHKGILRISADDRLLSVIVFSLFFSWLLAFPFEGQILYVLADSFHMDPHDMVFGAIAVHFAGLFSAGIFVRKMQFAKRMMLFSIVFCMSATAVFFFPPSILWYIALISASFVAGICVASWGYFLKSGTPKNQRIKTTADGLIYSNILMILMNMAAVYSSPYAGLGLSLLVLAMAFLFALRLPEGEQQASPVSPGKIGTSISVVKPLAFLCLFIVIITINSGLMYQVLNPAFAHLEWLTSWYWAIPYIVALYIMRNLPRKTNRTYILYVGIAMIGFSFIAFGLLDRSATSYLVVDTLMLGACGVYDLFWWSILGEMLDFDENPAKVLGIGLSANVFGVLLGGVIGNGIASADSQGISSTLLALAVVCVTLAVLPPLHKRLSSLLSDHAYLTAISETSQKEMDTVMRKFIELGQLTKRESEIVALLLEGKTYRMIAGELHLSENTVKTHIKNVYAKYKIQSRAELINIMLEQQSSLH, from the coding sequence ATGGCAGAGGAAGGGCATAAAGGGATTCTTCGTATAAGCGCCGATGACCGACTATTGTCGGTTATAGTTTTTTCGCTGTTTTTTTCATGGCTGCTGGCCTTCCCATTCGAGGGGCAGATTTTATATGTGTTGGCCGATAGCTTTCATATGGATCCTCACGATATGGTTTTCGGCGCTATTGCCGTCCATTTTGCAGGCTTATTTTCCGCGGGCATTTTTGTTAGGAAGATGCAATTCGCCAAAAGGATGATGCTATTTTCGATTGTATTTTGTATGTCGGCGACGGCCGTATTTTTCTTTCCACCCTCTATTCTATGGTACATAGCTTTGATATCGGCTTCTTTTGTGGCGGGGATTTGCGTGGCTTCTTGGGGATACTTTCTAAAAAGCGGTACCCCTAAAAATCAGCGCATAAAAACCACTGCCGACGGGCTTATATATTCCAATATACTTATGATCCTAATGAACATGGCGGCCGTTTATTCCTCGCCCTATGCGGGGCTCGGTTTGTCCTTATTGGTACTTGCGATGGCATTTTTATTTGCCCTTCGCCTTCCTGAGGGTGAGCAACAGGCATCTCCAGTTTCGCCTGGAAAGATTGGAACATCTATAAGCGTCGTAAAACCGCTTGCGTTTTTATGCTTGTTTATTGTAATTATCACCATTAACTCCGGATTGATGTATCAGGTTTTAAATCCGGCGTTTGCGCATTTGGAATGGCTCACAAGCTGGTACTGGGCCATACCCTATATAGTTGCTCTCTATATCATGAGGAATCTTCCTCGGAAAACAAATAGGACTTATATACTATACGTGGGCATCGCGATGATAGGGTTTTCCTTTATCGCTTTCGGACTTCTCGATCGCTCTGCAACGAGCTATTTGGTGGTGGACACATTGATGTTAGGCGCCTGCGGCGTATACGACTTGTTTTGGTGGAGCATTCTCGGAGAAATGCTCGACTTTGACGAAAATCCGGCTAAAGTCCTTGGCATAGGGCTTTCCGCGAATGTGTTCGGCGTATTGCTCGGTGGAGTAATTGGAAACGGTATCGCTTCCGCCGATAGCCAAGGCATAAGTTCAACATTATTGGCGCTGGCCGTCGTTTGTGTTACGCTTGCCGTCCTTCCACCATTACATAAGCGCTTGTCGAGTTTGTTGAGCGATCATGCTTACCTTACCGCCATCTCTGAAACATCGCAGAAGGAGATGGACACGGTTATGAGGAAATTCATAGAGCTTGGCCAGCTTACCAAAAGAGAAAGCGAGATTGTAGCCTTGCTTCTCGAAGGAAAGACCTACAGGATGATCGCCGGAGAGTTGCATTTAAGCGAGAACACCGTTAAAACACACATAAAGAATGTATATGCGAAGTATAAAATACAAAGCCGTGCGGAACTCATCAATATTATGCTGGAGCAGCAGTCATCTTTACATTGA
- a CDS encoding BlaI/MecI/CopY family transcriptional regulator — MSNKMPQISESEWQVMKVLWQNPGLTAAQVSDEVSKENDWSSGTTRTYLRRLVAKEALRFERDKNDSRIYYYYPIISETEAIEHESKSLLGRIVKGKAGIVLASLIKDSDLTPEDINELESILNQRRDEEQ, encoded by the coding sequence ATGAGCAATAAGATGCCGCAAATTTCCGAATCCGAATGGCAGGTAATGAAGGTGCTTTGGCAAAATCCCGGCTTGACAGCCGCCCAGGTTTCAGACGAGGTTTCAAAAGAGAATGACTGGAGTTCAGGCACCACGCGCACATACCTGCGCAGACTTGTAGCCAAGGAGGCTCTCCGCTTTGAACGGGACAAAAACGACAGCCGGATATATTACTACTATCCGATTATAAGCGAAACCGAGGCCATCGAGCATGAGAGCAAATCCCTTTTGGGCAGAATAGTTAAAGGCAAAGCCGGCATCGTACTCGCTTCCCTTATAAAGGATTCAGATCTTACTCCCGAAGATATCAACGAACTTGAAAGCATTTTAAATCAGAGGAGGGATGAAGAACAATGA
- a CDS encoding deoxyguanosinetriphosphate triphosphohydrolase, whose protein sequence is MLPRERTEMLEREILSPYAALSSRSKGRLAPEEQCDIRTDFQRDRDRIIHSKAFRRLKHKTQVFLSPEGDHYRTRLTHTLEVSQIARTIARALRLNEDLTEAIALGHDLGHTPFGHTGEAVLNEICPRGFRHNIQGLRVVEILEKDGKGLNLTWEVRDGILNHTSRDIAATVEGRLVSLADRVAYINHDIDDAIRAGIISVEDLPLNCVDILGDTHSRRINNMITDIIDNSADGCINMSQPVKDAMNQLREFMFGHVYLDPVAKGEEKKAQHVVKELYFYFLKHVDKLPDDMKLLLECTDISDVVCDYVAGMTDTYAIRMYKELFLPESWN, encoded by the coding sequence ATGCTGCCCAGAGAACGCACCGAAATGTTGGAGAGGGAAATACTGTCGCCGTATGCCGCTTTAAGCAGCAGGAGCAAGGGCCGATTGGCCCCTGAAGAGCAATGCGATATACGAACCGATTTTCAGCGCGACAGGGATAGGATAATACATTCCAAAGCATTCCGACGGCTCAAGCATAAGACTCAGGTATTTTTATCGCCTGAGGGGGATCATTATCGCACTAGGCTCACGCATACGTTGGAAGTATCGCAGATAGCACGTACCATCGCACGTGCTCTCAGGCTCAATGAAGATCTCACAGAGGCCATAGCTTTGGGGCATGATTTAGGGCATACGCCATTCGGACATACCGGAGAGGCAGTGCTGAATGAGATATGCCCCAGGGGATTCAGGCACAATATACAGGGCCTTCGCGTTGTAGAGATTTTGGAGAAGGACGGAAAAGGGCTTAATCTGACATGGGAAGTGCGCGACGGTATACTGAATCATACCAGCCGTGATATTGCGGCTACCGTGGAAGGGCGCTTGGTGAGTTTGGCTGATAGGGTTGCGTATATAAACCATGACATAGATGATGCTATAAGGGCAGGTATAATATCGGTCGAGGATCTGCCGTTGAATTGTGTCGATATATTAGGGGATACTCATAGCAGACGCATAAATAATATGATTACCGATATTATAGACAATAGTGCTGACGGCTGCATAAACATGAGCCAGCCAGTTAAGGATGCCATGAACCAGCTACGCGAATTTATGTTTGGCCATGTGTATCTGGACCCAGTTGCCAAGGGAGAGGAAAAGAAGGCTCAGCATGTGGTTAAAGAACTATATTTCTACTTTTTAAAGCATGTGGATAAACTGCCGGATGATATGAAGTTATTACTGGAATGCACCGATATATCCGATGTGGTATGCGATTATGTGGCCGGTATGACTGATACTTATGCCATACGCATGTATAAGGAGCTATTCTTGCCGGAGTCATGGAACTAG
- the dnaG gene encoding DNA primase, which yields MVKRMGEFFDREWVDEVRSRNDIVDVIGEYLKLKPSGRNFMALCPFHNEKTPSFSVSPDKQIYHCFGCGAGGNVIGFIMAMERVDFTEAVKLLAKRAGIPIPENYMRGAVADAREALYRLNTETARYFHRCLRSDEGKAAREYLMRRGVEAKTIVKFGLGFAPAKWDGLKQHLLSLGYDQKHMLDSGLIVASKAGDQSYDRFRNRVMFPIFDVRKRIIGFGGRVLDDSLPKYLNSPDTALFHKGQNLYALDIVAKARDLECIIVVEGYMDAVMLHQYGVDNAVASLGTALTEEQAKLMKRYAQKIIICYDGDIAGKKAATRGLDILLNQGLDVYVLTLPDGVDPDEFVRKHGKDAFLRSVRSAKPWLDYSMDVLASRYDISTTNGKTSFAKEAVKLLGGINDPIQKDLYLKGIERYSGVSLEILYGYMNKSKTARISKEGQGVAHKISAVQKAEQELLNIMANQPEMAAIIMQRITADDFENELHKKIFDIMSERYKKGEKPSPADVFSYFLGEKAEKSVLSIFTNEPRYDNINKFAAQCINTIKRNKIAMKRQFLCKKADDLASAGDREALNILLEQINALDKELLDLKELP from the coding sequence GTGGTGAAAAGAATGGGCGAATTCTTTGACCGTGAGTGGGTGGATGAGGTAAGAAGCCGAAATGATATAGTGGATGTTATAGGGGAGTATTTAAAATTAAAGCCTAGCGGCAGAAACTTCATGGCGCTCTGCCCGTTCCACAATGAGAAGACACCTTCGTTTTCCGTATCACCTGATAAACAGATATATCATTGTTTTGGTTGTGGAGCAGGCGGAAATGTGATAGGTTTTATAATGGCTATGGAGAGAGTGGATTTCACCGAAGCCGTAAAACTATTGGCAAAGCGCGCGGGCATACCAATACCTGAAAATTATATGCGCGGTGCTGTTGCGGATGCCAGAGAGGCCTTATATAGGTTGAACACCGAGACCGCCCGTTATTTTCATCGATGTCTAAGGTCCGATGAAGGAAAGGCCGCCAGAGAATATCTGATGCGCCGCGGTGTCGAAGCAAAGACTATTGTAAAATTTGGATTGGGCTTTGCCCCTGCAAAGTGGGATGGATTGAAACAGCATTTGCTTTCGCTCGGGTATGACCAAAAACACATGCTTGATAGTGGCTTGATAGTAGCATCCAAAGCGGGGGACCAGAGCTATGATCGCTTCCGGAACCGTGTGATGTTTCCGATATTTGATGTAAGGAAGCGAATAATAGGCTTTGGAGGACGCGTGTTGGATGACTCTTTGCCGAAGTACTTAAATAGCCCTGATACGGCGCTCTTTCATAAAGGACAAAACCTTTATGCCTTGGATATAGTGGCTAAGGCGAGGGACTTGGAATGCATAATAGTGGTTGAAGGATATATGGATGCTGTTATGTTGCATCAATATGGCGTAGATAATGCGGTGGCATCATTGGGCACTGCTCTAACGGAAGAACAAGCCAAGCTGATGAAACGATATGCACAAAAGATAATAATATGCTATGATGGGGATATCGCTGGCAAAAAGGCGGCGACCAGGGGACTGGATATACTCCTTAATCAGGGTTTGGATGTATATGTACTAACCTTACCGGATGGCGTGGATCCGGATGAATTTGTCAGGAAACACGGCAAAGACGCATTTTTGCGGAGTGTAAGATCAGCAAAACCATGGCTGGATTACAGCATGGATGTGTTGGCCTCTAGATACGATATATCTACCACAAACGGTAAGACATCGTTTGCCAAAGAGGCTGTGAAGCTGCTTGGGGGTATAAACGATCCTATACAAAAGGACTTATACTTAAAAGGCATAGAACGGTATTCAGGTGTATCGCTTGAAATATTGTATGGGTATATGAATAAAAGCAAAACAGCGCGCATCTCCAAAGAGGGGCAGGGGGTCGCGCATAAAATATCGGCTGTTCAGAAAGCTGAGCAGGAGCTGCTTAATATAATGGCTAATCAGCCCGAAATGGCTGCGATTATAATGCAGCGCATAACCGCTGACGATTTTGAAAACGAATTGCATAAGAAAATCTTTGATATAATGAGCGAGCGCTATAAAAAAGGAGAAAAACCGTCGCCGGCTGATGTTTTTAGCTATTTTTTAGGCGAGAAGGCTGAAAAAAGCGTCTTAAGTATATTTACAAATGAGCCGAGATATGATAATATAAATAAATTTGCGGCACAATGTATAAATACTATAAAACGGAATAAAATTGCTATGAAAAGACAATTTTTATGCAAAAAGGCGGATGATTTAGCTTCCGCAGGTGACCGGGAAGCTTTAAATATATTGCTTGAGCAGATAAATGCTCTGGACAAAGAATTGCTTGACTTAAAAGAATTACCATAG
- the rpoD gene encoding RNA polymerase sigma factor RpoD, with the protein MKGAEVKLGPLKQLIETGKSKGVLTYKEIMDMLEDVDIDPDQIDKLYDTLETLGIDVIEEPIEHEDNVVEEDLEAGLPEGVNIDDPVRMYLKEIGKIPLLSSDEEIELAKRIEQGDEEAKKRLAEANLRLVVSIAKRYVGRGMLFLDLIQEGNLGLLKAVEKFDYRKGYKFSTYATWWIRQAITRAIADQARTIRIPVHMVETINKLVRVSRQLMQELGREPAPEEVAEEMGISVDKVRDIMKIAQEPVSLETPIGEEEDSHLGDFIPDDDAPAPAEAAAFTLLKEQLMDVLDTLTPREEKVLRLRFGLDDGRARTLEEVGKEFDVTRERIRQIEAKALRKLRHPSRSKKLKDYLE; encoded by the coding sequence ATGAAGGGTGCTGAAGTTAAACTAGGGCCCCTAAAGCAGTTGATAGAAACCGGTAAGAGCAAGGGGGTGCTCACTTATAAAGAGATAATGGACATGCTCGAAGATGTGGATATAGATCCGGATCAAATAGATAAGCTGTATGATACATTAGAGACTTTAGGTATAGATGTAATAGAAGAACCTATAGAACATGAAGATAATGTGGTGGAAGAGGATTTAGAGGCTGGCTTGCCGGAGGGTGTAAATATAGATGACCCTGTCAGGATGTATTTGAAAGAGATAGGTAAGATACCGCTATTGTCCTCCGATGAAGAGATAGAATTGGCCAAACGCATAGAACAAGGTGATGAAGAGGCTAAAAAAAGGCTTGCGGAAGCCAACCTTCGCCTTGTTGTCAGTATAGCCAAACGATATGTTGGGCGAGGTATGCTGTTCCTGGATCTGATACAGGAGGGTAACCTCGGTCTGCTCAAAGCCGTCGAGAAGTTCGACTATAGGAAAGGTTATAAATTCAGCACGTACGCTACATGGTGGATAAGGCAGGCTATAACCAGGGCTATAGCCGATCAGGCGCGCACCATAAGGATACCTGTCCATATGGTCGAAACCATAAACAAGCTGGTACGAGTGTCTAGACAACTCATGCAAGAACTTGGCCGTGAGCCTGCTCCAGAGGAAGTAGCCGAGGAAATGGGCATATCGGTAGATAAAGTAAGGGATATAATGAAGATAGCACAGGAGCCGGTGTCGCTCGAAACGCCTATAGGTGAAGAAGAGGACAGCCATTTGGGTGACTTTATACCCGACGATGATGCTCCGGCACCGGCAGAAGCAGCGGCTTTTACTTTGCTAAAGGAACAACTCATGGACGTGTTGGATACCTTGACGCCCAGAGAAGAGAAAGTATTACGTCTGCGCTTTGGCTTGGATGATGGTAGAGCGCGCACGCTGGAGGAGGTAGGCAAAGAATTTGATGTTACGCGCGAGAGGATACGGCAGATAGAGGCCAAAGCATTGCGTAAATTGCGCCATCCCAGCCGCAGCAAGAAGCTTAAGGATTATCTAGAATAA
- a CDS encoding Nif3-like dinuclear metal center hexameric protein: protein MSCTCADVIHIMDSMFPERYAEPWDNVGLMVGDPDAEVKKILLALDATTTVIEEAVQIGADMIITHHPLLFHPLKRIDTSQGTGKIIAMLNKAGIALYSAHTNMDVAKGGVNDALAEALHLDNIAILDKTVSQKYAKLVVFIPKGYENAVLEAMANAGAGWIGNYSHCTFRAEGIGTFKPLEGAHPFIGQRGRLEEVGEVRMETIVRQQQVKEVIRAMLAAHPYEEVAYDVYPLDNEIETAGLGIIGDAHELMLLSEYALYVKECLKLSGLKLVGGLDKPIGRVAVCGGSGGDLIDKAAAKGADVFITGDIGYHDVLRAEEYDMAVIDAGHYGTEHCILSKLMLGLQKAIDTLQYNVETTVSQKECDPFVFL, encoded by the coding sequence ATGAGCTGCACATGTGCTGATGTCATTCATATAATGGATAGTATGTTTCCCGAGAGATACGCCGAGCCTTGGGATAACGTAGGCTTGATGGTAGGAGACCCGGATGCAGAAGTTAAAAAAATATTGCTAGCGCTGGATGCTACTACTACGGTGATAGAGGAAGCGGTACAGATAGGCGCTGACATGATAATAACGCACCATCCGTTACTGTTTCACCCATTAAAAAGAATAGATACTAGCCAAGGTACGGGTAAAATAATAGCTATGTTGAACAAAGCTGGCATAGCGCTTTATTCGGCGCATACCAATATGGATGTTGCAAAAGGCGGCGTAAACGATGCGTTGGCTGAGGCACTGCATTTAGATAATATCGCCATATTGGATAAGACGGTATCGCAGAAATATGCGAAATTAGTTGTTTTTATACCTAAGGGATATGAGAATGCTGTATTAGAAGCAATGGCTAATGCAGGCGCGGGATGGATAGGTAATTACAGCCATTGTACCTTTCGCGCCGAAGGAATAGGCACGTTTAAGCCGCTGGAAGGCGCGCATCCTTTTATAGGACAAAGGGGTCGCCTGGAAGAGGTGGGAGAGGTGCGCATGGAGACTATTGTCAGACAGCAGCAGGTGAAAGAAGTAATAAGGGCTATGCTGGCAGCACATCCATACGAAGAGGTTGCTTATGATGTATATCCCCTTGACAATGAAATAGAAACCGCAGGATTGGGTATAATAGGCGATGCACATGAGCTAATGCTTCTTAGCGAATATGCTTTATATGTAAAAGAATGCTTGAAATTATCTGGGCTTAAGCTGGTAGGCGGTCTTGATAAGCCCATCGGAAGAGTGGCTGTATGCGGTGGCAGCGGAGGGGACCTGATCGACAAAGCCGCTGCAAAAGGAGCCGATGTATTTATAACCGGCGATATAGGGTATCATGATGTATTAAGGGCCGAAGAATATGATATGGCCGTTATAGATGCCGGGCACTATGGTACGGAGCATTGCATTTTATCTAAATTGATGCTCGGTTTACAAAAGGCTATAGATACGTTACAATATAATGTAGAAACAACGGTTTCACAGAAGGAATGCGATCCTTTTGTATTTTTATAA
- a CDS encoding M56 family metallopeptidase — translation MKGIFAAILIISLQSAVVAAAVIIIKKIFGTRLNTRVGYLLWALVLFRLIFPVLPSSPLSIFNAIDIDVSAMPFLSQNTPAISRNMDDASSSLSTVHAVDSSNMSTASRVEEEKTPLRNGPAENIIAENTMIILSYIWVAGVLLIIAYLIFVNLFFSSRVKSMRIVELSEDLIKKLKTHTGIRRSIRFVESAGVSSPCVFGVINPVIILPNGLMDGIGDNDLYNILAHEFAHIKHYDLAATWLAYILCAIHWFNPLLWYCSVLIKRDQDLCADAYAMSLLPENEVMGYGRTLLSVVKNTETQPFALITAGINESKSTLKQRIKNIAAFSKKKYKLTLFGILLVVLTGIILGTSGMNYPKTSEERMKFSDNIIMSISSDNAKGFELKIHNKNNLAINNCNLEIYDGNPYVTKSKPIFSNKNFRVSGQNYKSFNLENIDYNNAYIKFNYRIGLAPGDGNILSSSGDIRAFDKTSEVNAWAAASDAEVNAFINEYKINPLAITKIYDLYTIVIFENGSSTGYYELYKDNKSNGLISRKVVGYDSGIEKPPVQMLGGTAALINYSFVNFKINSSALRALGYKMKLVTSNGTLTSYVAARQLTLLKPAALAM, via the coding sequence ATGAAAGGCATTTTTGCAGCTATCCTCATTATCAGTCTGCAGTCAGCCGTTGTAGCAGCAGCGGTTATAATAATAAAGAAGATATTCGGCACACGACTCAATACGCGCGTCGGTTATCTGCTTTGGGCGCTTGTCCTGTTCAGGCTCATCTTCCCCGTGCTGCCTTCAAGTCCGTTAAGTATTTTCAATGCCATAGATATTGACGTTTCAGCCATGCCTTTCTTATCGCAAAATACGCCTGCAATATCGCGGAACATGGATGACGCCAGTTCAAGCTTGTCGACAGTCCATGCCGTCGACAGCTCAAATATGAGCACAGCTTCGCGAGTTGAAGAGGAAAAAACTCCGCTGCGAAATGGCCCTGCGGAAAATATAATCGCAGAAAATACGATGATAATTTTATCATATATATGGGTTGCAGGGGTACTGCTGATAATAGCCTATTTGATCTTTGTCAATCTGTTTTTCTCATCAAGAGTAAAATCAATGCGTATTGTTGAACTGTCAGAAGATTTAATAAAAAAGCTTAAAACGCATACAGGCATACGGCGCTCAATAAGATTTGTAGAAAGCGCCGGAGTATCTTCCCCATGCGTTTTCGGCGTAATTAACCCCGTTATCATTCTGCCAAATGGCTTAATGGATGGTATAGGCGACAACGATTTGTACAATATTTTGGCGCATGAATTTGCGCACATCAAGCATTATGATCTGGCAGCAACATGGCTTGCTTATATTCTTTGTGCCATTCATTGGTTTAACCCGCTCCTATGGTACTGCTCTGTATTGATAAAACGGGACCAAGATCTATGCGCGGACGCATATGCCATGTCCCTTTTACCCGAGAACGAAGTAATGGGATATGGCCGAACTTTATTATCTGTTGTAAAAAATACCGAAACGCAGCCATTTGCGCTCATAACAGCGGGAATAAACGAAAGTAAGAGTACTTTAAAACAGAGGATCAAAAACATAGCCGCCTTCTCAAAGAAGAAATATAAGCTAACCTTATTCGGTATCCTGCTTGTTGTGCTTACAGGTATAATACTGGGTACCTCCGGCATGAACTACCCGAAAACCAGCGAGGAAAGAATGAAATTTTCGGATAATATTATCATGAGCATTTCGTCGGATAATGCAAAAGGCTTCGAGCTTAAGATCCATAATAAAAACAACCTGGCCATAAACAATTGCAATCTGGAGATATATGACGGCAATCCTTATGTAACAAAATCCAAGCCGATATTCAGCAATAAGAACTTTCGTGTTTCAGGGCAAAACTACAAGTCGTTTAACCTGGAAAACATAGATTATAACAATGCATATATAAAATTCAACTACAGGATTGGCCTCGCTCCTGGAGACGGCAATATACTATCATCTTCCGGCGATATTCGGGCATTTGACAAAACATCTGAAGTAAACGCCTGGGCCGCGGCTTCTGACGCTGAAGTCAACGCATTCATAAACGAATATAAAATAAATCCTTTGGCGATAACAAAAATATACGATCTTTACACAATCGTGATATTCGAAAACGGTTCTTCGACAGGGTACTACGAGCTGTACAAGGATAACAAATCGAATGGGCTCATAAGCAGGAAGGTCGTAGGATACGATTCAGGCATCGAGAAACCACCTGTGCAAATGTTGGGAGGCACCGCCGCGCTAATAAACTATTCGTTTGTAAACTTCAAGATAAATTCCTCGGCCTTACGTGCCCTCGGCTACAAAATGAAATTAGTGACATCCAACGGCACGCTTACAAGCTATGTCGCCGCCAGGCAGCTCACACTATTGAAACCCGCGGCTTTGGCAATGTAA
- a CDS encoding zinc ribbon domain-containing protein: protein MEQLDYLWRYQEIEDMLDRYNKERKKIPLSVQLNKLKKDILDKQEAISEMGKLVKEKNEAYKQIRGRYETLSKEFYGDKERLSSANKSDSNELKELNAKAGSYINDLTAIRSDLQALKPDIDRLDADLIKARNELKQMSEEYNQLKKQYEAQIKEIGISADELRKEKQELKARIDKELMDKYQMLRKHKQMAIALVDKDKCSGCNMSLPSAILTAVKEGKKIIECENCGRILYYNKKDEK, encoded by the coding sequence TTGGAACAATTGGATTACTTATGGCGTTACCAAGAAATTGAGGATATGTTGGACCGCTATAACAAGGAGCGCAAAAAGATACCGTTGTCGGTTCAGTTGAATAAATTGAAAAAAGACATATTGGATAAGCAAGAGGCTATATCTGAGATGGGTAAATTAGTAAAGGAGAAGAACGAGGCTTATAAGCAAATACGCGGTCGCTACGAGACTTTGTCTAAAGAATTCTATGGCGATAAGGAGAGATTGAGCTCTGCAAACAAGTCCGATTCAAATGAATTGAAGGAATTGAACGCTAAAGCCGGCTCTTATATAAATGACTTGACTGCGATCAGATCGGATCTTCAAGCTTTAAAGCCTGATATCGACAGACTGGACGCCGATCTTATCAAGGCTAGAAACGAGCTTAAACAAATGTCTGAAGAATACAATCAACTCAAGAAACAGTATGAGGCTCAGATTAAAGAAATAGGGATATCCGCAGACGAGCTGCGGAAAGAAAAGCAGGAATTAAAGGCCCGAATAGATAAAGAGTTGATGGATAAGTATCAAATGCTTAGGAAACATAAACAGATGGCTATAGCGCTGGTGGATAAGGATAAATGCAGCGGATGCAATATGTCATTGCCATCGGCTATATTGACTGCGGTCAAAGAAGGCAAAAAGATAATAGAATGCGAAAACTGTGGTCGAATATTGTACTATAATAAGAAAGATGAAAAATAA
- a CDS encoding WG repeat-containing protein, with amino-acid sequence MISRGKTNIVRAVLRVFFTVVVIGMCALGFSSCSSREWEDYEHPFSLGEGMTYRSTVFKVKKPTSTPFPVKVDDKYAYSRNTHGTHAEWCTEAVFDFAKPVTEGLAAVKRGDKWGYIRILPEEGDFEFVIEPRFESAEPFSEGLAAVKVEGKYGYIDPNGEMIIEPKFVSAHYFSGGLAAAETEDGWIFINRNGEPAFGGVYECAESFTAVYASQSGQHVVDIDKTLAPVRINGKWGYINLKGQIAIKPMFDEAWAFEYDGKAAVKINGKWKHINTRGEIM; translated from the coding sequence ATGATTAGCAGAGGGAAAACGAACATTGTGAGAGCGGTGCTGCGCGTATTTTTCACTGTCGTTGTTATCGGAATGTGTGCCCTAGGATTTTCATCATGTTCATCGCGGGAATGGGAGGACTATGAACATCCATTTTCGTTAGGTGAAGGAATGACGTACAGGTCTACGGTATTTAAAGTGAAAAAGCCGACATCAACGCCTTTTCCGGTAAAGGTAGATGATAAATACGCGTATTCAAGGAATACTCACGGCACTCATGCGGAGTGGTGCACCGAAGCGGTATTTGATTTCGCCAAACCTGTTACCGAAGGCCTTGCGGCGGTAAAGAGGGGTGATAAATGGGGCTATATACGGATATTGCCGGAAGAGGGCGATTTTGAGTTCGTTATCGAACCGCGGTTTGAGTCGGCGGAGCCTTTTTCGGAAGGGCTGGCTGCCGTAAAGGTGGAAGGAAAGTACGGTTATATAGATCCAAACGGGGAGATGATAATAGAGCCTAAATTTGTATCGGCCCATTATTTCAGCGGCGGGCTTGCCGCGGCTGAGACGGAAGATGGTTGGATTTTCATAAACAGAAACGGCGAGCCGGCTTTTGGCGGCGTATATGAATGTGCCGAGTCATTTACGGCCGTCTATGCTTCTCAGAGCGGCCAACATGTCGTGGATATCGATAAGACGCTGGCACCTGTCAGGATAAATGGCAAATGGGGGTATATAAACTTAAAGGGCCAAATCGCTATAAAGCCGATGTTCGATGAAGCATGGGCTTTCGAATATGACGGGAAAGCAGCCGTAAAGATAAACGGTAAGTGGAAACATATAAACACAAGAGGCGAGATAATGTAG